CGTATGCCCTTTTTTAACAGCTCAATATCAAATACAAACGGTAGGATCATCTCTTTTCCCGCTTAATTGCAAGCTACGGTGAATGGGGAGGGCTATTTGCCCTCCTTTTGTATTCATGTAAGTTGCGCGAGCCAGGAGCAGAGCCATCTGCCCCTGGCTTTTTTGTGTTAAAAAACAACCGGGGTGCATTAGCTGAAAAGGGGGATCGATAATAGGAGGAAATAATAATGATAGCATGCAGCATTAACCATATAAGCAAAATGTACGGAGGCAATCTGATTTTTGAAGATTTGTCCTTTGAAATAAACGAGAAAGACAGGGTTGGCCTGGTCGGCCCGAATGGATGCGGCAAGACAACGTTATTGAAGCTGATTGCCGGCATGGAGGAAGCAGACCAAGGAAAGATTCACTGGAAAAAGGGTTTGAAAATCGGTTACCTTGCGCAGATTCCGAATTATGATGAGAGGATGACCGCCAGGGATGTTTTGCAAACGGCCTTTGACGAGCTGCTGGATGTTCAGGGTGAGATGAAGCAGCTTGAAAATGAGATGGCAGCAGCGGGTGAAGATCCGCGTCAGCTTGAAAAATTGCTATCCAAATACGGTGTTCTCCAGGAGAAATTTTCTCTCGGAGGCGGTTATGAAATGGAGGCGAATATTGATCGCATAGCCAATGGCTTGAACATAGAGGGCATGCTTGACTCGAATTTTAACAGCCTTAGCGGCGGCGAGAAAACGAAGGTAGGTCTGGGATTGAGTTTATTGAGGAATCCGGATTTGCTGCTCCTTGATGAGCCGACCAACCACCTTGATATTATGGCAGCAGAATGGCTGGCAGAGTTTTTGAAAGAGTACGATGGTACCGTTGTGATTATCTCGCATGACCGCTATTTCCTCGACGAAACGGCGACGAAAATCCTCGACCTGGAGGATGGCGAGATTGATCTTTACCATGCCAATTACTCAGGTTTCATCAAGGAAAAAGAGGCCAAATTGCTGCGTGAATTCCAGGCGTTTGAGGAACAGCAACGCAAAATCAAGAAAATGAAAGAGGCAATCAAGCGTCTGCGTGACTGGGCGAATAGAGCGAACCCGCCAAGTGCGGCCCTCCATAAAAGGGCCACGAACATGGAGAGGGCGCTTGCCAGGATGGAAAAGCTCGACCGTCCGATTTTAAACAGGAAGAAAATGAATTTCGAACTGGAAACAGGAGCTCGCAGCGGTAAAGATGTGCTGGTCTTCAAGGATGTTCAGAAATCATTTGGCGGTAGAGAGCTGTTCTCCAAGGTCAATCTCCAGCTTCAATATCAGGATCGAGCAGCCATTGTCGGTGAAAATGGATCAGGCAAGACGACTTTGCTGAAGTTCATCCAGGGTGGCTTTACGCCTGACCAAGGAGAGGTCCGTACCGGAAGCAATGTCAAAATTGGGTACCTCTCGCAGCATATGGAGCTATCCAGCCAGGATGGGACAGTGCTTGATGCATTCCGGAACGAGGTGGTCATGAATGAGGGAGAGGCCAGGAATGTTCTAGCAGGATTCCTGTTCTATGGCCCATCTGTTTTCAAAAAAGTTACCCAGCTGAGCGGGGGCGAACGAATGAGGCTGCGACTTGCCCAGCTGATGCACCAGGATCTCAACTTCCTGATTCTTGATGAGCCGACGAACCATCTCGATATCGATTCACGCGAAGTACTGGAGAGTGCGCTGGATGGTTTCGAGGGCACGCTCCTGGCTGTCTCGCATGACCGCTATTTCTTGAATAAGCTGTTTGACAAGATTTACTGGCTGGAGGGTGGAGATCTGACAGAAATCGAAGGAAATTACGACCGTGCCAGAGTGAAGATGGCCGAGAAACGGAAGCATTACGAGACTGCGGCTCCTCAACCTGTAAAACCTCCTGCAATTCGGCAGGAAAAAGTCAAAGAACCTGTGGCTGATACCAACGAGGAAGCACTGTTCGAGGAAATCGAAATTCATGAACAATCCATTGCCGCGCTTGATCAGCAGATGTCCGCAATGACCGACCTCGCACTGCTACAGGAGCTCCATGCCGAAAAAGAAGCTCTAGAGTCAAAACGAAACCAGCTGTATTCCAAGCTTGAGGAAATATCATAACATTAAGTTGAAGAACTGCTTATTAGGCAGTTCTTCCTTTATTTTACTGGGAAAAACACGCCGGATTTTCCAATTCGCTATAAAAATATGAAAATCGCTATAAAAGTGAGCAATTCGCTATAAAAATGGAAAACTCGCTATAAAAAGATAATCCCTCTAGACAACAATTAAAAATCCACTATAAAACCTGAAAATCCCGCTATACAGCGATAACGCTATATAAATGATAATCCCGCTATACATAACTAAATATAGCTATAAATTCGCAACTTCCTCATTAAAATCTAATTCCACCCTCGGAAACTCCCAAACTCCTCGAAAAACCCTCACATATACCCCTCAAAATTTCCCCTTACATATTGTCCGGACTTGTCTCATATGTTTATAGGAGTAAATGAGGCGAATTGGGAGAGAAGCTATGAATACTTTTTTAAAAGGGATGTCAATCCTCGTGGTTGCTACTTTTCTTGGAGAGGTGGTGGAGTTCCTCGTCAATATGATTCTGGCAAGGGAGCTCGGGGAAAGCGGGATGGGGCATTACATGACGATATTGCCGACCATTTTCCTGATCATGATGCTTGCGAGCTTTGAGCTGCCGGTGTCGATTTCCAAGATGATCGCAGAGAAGGATGAGTCGTACCATCGGAGCATGATCAGCCATGCCATCAGGCTGGCGGTGGTATTCACTACGGTTTTACTGATTGCTGCAGCCATTGTGCTTCCAATCATTCCGGTTTTCAAAGATTATCACCCTTTGCTCAAATGGGTCGTGCTGTCGCTTATTCCGGTGATGACAATCACCGCGATCGCCAGGGGATTTTTCATGGGAAAACAGGATATGGGGAAAATCGCGATATCCCATTTCGTGAGAAGAGCTGTCCAGCTCATACTGCTTTCAGCTCTTTTTCAGTTTTTTGAGTTTGGAAGCGAAACGGCTCTCCTTGTTGCTTTCTGTACACTGGCAGGCAGTGAACTCGTCGTCTTCCTATATCTATTACACTACTTCATTATGTCCTATCAGAGCATCAAACGTGTTCCGGGTAAGCATATAAGCGGGCGAGAGGTAAGGAAGAGTCTGGTGGAAGTCTCCGTGCCGACGACCGGATTGAGGATCTTTCATTCGCTGACGCATGCCGTCCAGCCATTTTTGATAAAATTCGCGATTGTCAGTGCAGGGTTATCTTCTGAGATGGCGACAGAACAATTCGGAATGATGGCGGGAATCGCGATGACGATTGGATTCTTCCCGGCATTCATTGCTCATTCGTTCCTGATCATCCTGATACCGACTGTATCAAAGGCCTATGCGGATAAAGAGTTTTTCAAGCTGCAAAAATTGCTGCAGCAGGTGATGCTTTTGACATTGCTTTATGGATTGCCTGCGGTTACTGCCTTTTACTTTTTGGCCGAGCCATTGACGATGACCTTTTTCCATTCAAAACAAGCGGCGGTCTTTTTGCAGCTGCTGGCGCCATATTTCCTATTCCATTACTTCACCATCCCGATGCAGGCCTATTTAATCGGCCTCGGATTGGTGAAAGACGCCTTTATCCATTCTGTCTATGCAACGGTTGTCACCTTTTCCTTGATCTACCTCGTCGGTTCACGGCCGGAATGGGGGATGGAAGGAGTCATCGTCGGCATGAATACTGGCAGCATGGTGATCCTGCTGCTTCATTACCTGACGATTTGCAAGAAAATCGGCATCACCTGGATAGCTAAGAGCACAATCAAAGATTCGCGATACTAAGAGGAAAACAAGGACTTTTGCAGAATTAAATAAACAGATAATATTTTTCAGGAGTGATGGTGTGGAAAAAGTTTTGCGCGGGCACCATCTCCTCTGCGTGCATGGTTTCAGGGGGATGGGCTATAGTCCGGAGTTTGTGAAGAAGATGGAAAGTATCGTAAAGGATATTCGTGACCCTGAGCAGGACTTTTACATAAAAGTGGTTGCTGCGTTCGATGATGCATGCATGTCCTGTCCGCATAGGGGTCTTGAAATTTGTGAGGCGAGTGAGGGTTCGAATGAACATGTACTGACGATGGATGGGAATGTCATTCGTCATCTGGGGCTTGTGCCGGGAGAACGATATTTGAAATCCCAGCTGGTCAAGTGGACTGCCGAAAAGGTCGAGCCTGATGACCTTGATGTTCTTTGTAAAAACTGCTCATGGCTGTCATACGGAGTGTGCAAGGAAGGAATATCGGAACTTCGCGTTCAAAACAAATGCCTGACTCGTGGTTGATAAAAACAACCAGTCAGGCATTTTTGAATTTCTCTTCAATCTGTGGATTATTGCCGTATACGACAAGTTTATCACCGGGCTCTATTTTTGTTTCATATGCTTTGTTGCGGATATTGATTTCGCCTCTTTTAATGAATAAAAGAATGATATCATCCTCTTTTTTCACAATGTGCTCGAATGTCTTATCGGTAAACTGTGAATCTTTATTTATCGTGATTTCCCTGACTTCATCTTCTTCGTCCATAAGAAGGACATCGCTGATTGGCAGATCTGCCAGATCATAGTTTTCTTTTAACTCACTTTTCATTTTCCCGGACATCAAGTGTTGAACCGTCGGCGCTCTTAATATTAGCAATAGAACCAATGATCCACCGGCAACGTAGGCGATTTCCATTGTATAAAAATTATCCTCCAGCAGTTTGCTGATGGCTGAAATGATCACCGCAAGCGAGAAGGCTCCAAACAGAATCAAAAATGCACCCAGTCTCCTCCTGACAGGATGGTCAATGATCAATTCGGATTCTCCAGTGGTGAAGCCTGTCCCTGTTAGCATGGAAATGACCTGGAACCGGGCGATTTTCCGCTCAAGACCAGTTGCAACAAATATAGATGTGTTAATCTCAATCACGGTAAAAACGATGAACAGATAGATGAAAACAAATAGAATACCCATAACCTCCAGCCCCCTCGCAGTATCTAGTATTGATCGACGAGGTGTGAATTAAACAAAAATAGACCGGGGATTGTTTCCCCGGACCTTTTTATCGTTGTTCTTGTAAGTTCTCGTTGTAGTAGTTGACTCCGTACATTGCGCCTTCGCTGACCATTTTATTGTCCTCAACATCCAGTGGGTCAGGATTGCCAGCTTTTTGCACCGGAATCACATCTGGCTTGGATGGCATGACTTTTTCTTTCACCTGAGAAGCCATCTCAGTAAGTTTCGCTTTATTTTCTGGTTTCATTGCCATCCATAGTGCCGCTGCTCCGACACCCAGCATGACAGCATTTTTTGCTTTTGCTTGCATATTGATCCCTCCAATTTAGTTTTTTCTATGCTTTTGTCTATATTCCTATTTACCCGCTCAATAAAATTCAGAAACATTTTTAAAATGGAAAGTCTGCCAGGTATTACAACGAGTCGTTTCAAGCGGGATGATATAGGGAAGAG
The window above is part of the Mesobacillus jeotgali genome. Proteins encoded here:
- the abc-f gene encoding ribosomal protection-like ABC-F family protein, which encodes MIACSINHISKMYGGNLIFEDLSFEINEKDRVGLVGPNGCGKTTLLKLIAGMEEADQGKIHWKKGLKIGYLAQIPNYDERMTARDVLQTAFDELLDVQGEMKQLENEMAAAGEDPRQLEKLLSKYGVLQEKFSLGGGYEMEANIDRIANGLNIEGMLDSNFNSLSGGEKTKVGLGLSLLRNPDLLLLDEPTNHLDIMAAEWLAEFLKEYDGTVVIISHDRYFLDETATKILDLEDGEIDLYHANYSGFIKEKEAKLLREFQAFEEQQRKIKKMKEAIKRLRDWANRANPPSAALHKRATNMERALARMEKLDRPILNRKKMNFELETGARSGKDVLVFKDVQKSFGGRELFSKVNLQLQYQDRAAIVGENGSGKTTLLKFIQGGFTPDQGEVRTGSNVKIGYLSQHMELSSQDGTVLDAFRNEVVMNEGEARNVLAGFLFYGPSVFKKVTQLSGGERMRLRLAQLMHQDLNFLILDEPTNHLDIDSREVLESALDGFEGTLLAVSHDRYFLNKLFDKIYWLEGGDLTEIEGNYDRARVKMAEKRKHYETAAPQPVKPPAIRQEKVKEPVADTNEEALFEEIEIHEQSIAALDQQMSAMTDLALLQELHAEKEALESKRNQLYSKLEEIS
- a CDS encoding polysaccharide biosynthesis protein — its product is MNTFLKGMSILVVATFLGEVVEFLVNMILARELGESGMGHYMTILPTIFLIMMLASFELPVSISKMIAEKDESYHRSMISHAIRLAVVFTTVLLIAAAIVLPIIPVFKDYHPLLKWVVLSLIPVMTITAIARGFFMGKQDMGKIAISHFVRRAVQLILLSALFQFFEFGSETALLVAFCTLAGSELVVFLYLLHYFIMSYQSIKRVPGKHISGREVRKSLVEVSVPTTGLRIFHSLTHAVQPFLIKFAIVSAGLSSEMATEQFGMMAGIAMTIGFFPAFIAHSFLIILIPTVSKAYADKEFFKLQKLLQQVMLLTLLYGLPAVTAFYFLAEPLTMTFFHSKQAAVFLQLLAPYFLFHYFTIPMQAYLIGLGLVKDAFIHSVYATVVTFSLIYLVGSRPEWGMEGVIVGMNTGSMVILLLHYLTICKKIGITWIAKSTIKDSRY
- a CDS encoding DUF1284 domain-containing protein, whose protein sequence is MGYSPEFVKKMESIVKDIRDPEQDFYIKVVAAFDDACMSCPHRGLEICEASEGSNEHVLTMDGNVIRHLGLVPGERYLKSQLVKWTAEKVEPDDLDVLCKNCSWLSYGVCKEGISELRVQNKCLTRG
- a CDS encoding TrkA C-terminal domain-containing protein, translated to MGILFVFIYLFIVFTVIEINTSIFVATGLERKIARFQVISMLTGTGFTTGESELIIDHPVRRRLGAFLILFGAFSLAVIISAISKLLEDNFYTMEIAYVAGGSLVLLLILRAPTVQHLMSGKMKSELKENYDLADLPISDVLLMDEEDEVREITINKDSQFTDKTFEHIVKKEDDIILLFIKRGEINIRNKAYETKIEPGDKLVVYGNNPQIEEKFKNA